The genomic region GGCTGGACCCTCTCCGGCAGAAGGAAACCGGATCGACGTTTGCCAATGACATCCTCCCCTACCTGGAGATCATACGCGACACGCCTGAGAAACAATTCCTTCTTTTCGCGCGTGGACCCTGGGCCTATTCGGACTATGCGCAGGACTACCGGTGGCAGCGTTACCTCTATGCGTGCCACCTGCTGGTGGCGGGACCCAATGTATCGTTCAAGTACCTCTCGTCTTTCCAGACCCCGAGCCATTCCGGGCGGACCGGAGGACTGGCAGTGTTTGCGGACAGTGACTTGGACATGGGGTCGCCGGGTGCCCCCTTTGAACGGGCCGGTGCTTTGTACCTGCGGAGGTTCTCCCGAGGGCTGGTGCTTGTGGCTCCCCACGATGGTCCGGGAGGCGCCTTTGCATTGCCAAGGCTCATGTACGATCCGGAGGGAAAGAGTCATGCGGGAAGCCTGACGGTTCATTCGGGAGAGGGCATGCTGCTCTTGTTTGAGCCGGCGCCCCCACCGGCGCCTGTGCGGCAGGACTTCGAGCATGCATCGGATGGCATCCAGGAACTCAAATGGGCGGAGATCCGACGCGACCCGGATGGAAATCGGTTTCTCGCGCTCGAACCCACTCCGCCCAAACGCACGTATGAACATGATTTGATTCTGGATTGGGTGCGGACTCCGAATCCAGCTTCGCGTTTGCGCCTTCGTGTGCGGACAACGGATGAACACGCGCACCTGCTTCTGGCAGCGGAAATCGACGATCCGAGGAAAGCGCATGTGACAGCGTCGATCGAATTTGGCGGATCTGCGAAACAGGCGGCTGGTCCGCAGATGAAGCCCTCGCTTTTCTTTCGAATCGAACTCCCCGGAGGAGAGAACGAGGGCGCGACGTCGCCTTTGCTCCTTGCGCCGGGGGAGCTGCGGCCGGATGGGAAATGGCATGATGTGACGATTGAGTTTCCACGGAATCCGCAGGACTATTTGTTTCGTCGCTGGGATTTCCTGCGACCCATTGGGCGCATCGACATTGATGACATTCGAATTGAATGATGGTCCGGCTCAGGATCGCCTTGAACTCAGAAGAGCCGATCGTTTTTCCGATTTAAGATCAACGAGTTGTTCATTCATCAGCGAAGATCAATGCGTCTTCCCAGCCTCTTTTCATGATACCGTTCACCTGTGAAGTGGTTCAGATCCCTGCCCGTTGTCGGAATGTTCTCTTCAGATTCCGCATTGTGACCATGGGAGCATTTTCCGTGGCTGCGGCATTGGCGCAATCGGCGACTCCCGAAGGCGCGCCCAAGGCAGATGCTGCATCCAAGGGAGAGGTATGGGCTCCGGTGCCTCCCATCGTAGCCGTTTCGCCAGTGGTGCCGCCCTCGGATGCCATTGTCCTGTTTTCCGGTGACGACCTTCATGAATGGGCGTCCATCAAGAATCCCGGAATGCCAGCCCCTTGGCTGGTCAAAGACCGGACACTGGTCATTCAGCCGAAGAGTGGATCGATAGTGACCAGGCAGTCCTTCGGGGATCTTCAGCTCCATCTGGAGTTCCGGATCCCGCTGATGCCTGACAAGGCCGGGCAGAGTCGCGGAAACAGCGGGATCTTTTTCATGAACCTTTACGAACTCCAGATATTGGATTCGTGCGACAACCCCACCTACGTGAATGGACAGTGCGGTGCCTTCTACAAACAGAGCGCCCCGCTGGTAAATCCGACGCGTGCGCCCGGGGAGTGGCAATCCTATGATGTCATCTGGATTCGCCCTCGATTCTCCAAGAACGGTGAACTCATTGCACCGGCTCGCGGAACCGTCCTCCTCAATGGAGTCCTGGTTCAAAACAACTTTGAACTGTGGGGGCCAACACTTAACAGGGGTCGGCCCGCCTACAAGGCGCATGCGGCTGAATTGCCGATCGCCTTGCAGGATCACAACTGTCCGGTGGCATTCAGAAATATCTGGGTTCGGCGGCTAGAGTAGCCCGACTTTGCCAGCTGCCGGAAAAGACGCATGCAGGCTGTGTGGGATTGCCTCGAATTGGCAGACACAGACAAGAGCGTTTGCGCGAGGCTGAAGAATCGCTCCTACAGGCGTTGCTTTGCTTTGCAAAATACAATTTGGGGAGCATGATCGGGCCTCAATACTGCTTCCGAACTCCGGCATTGGAATGAGAGTATTTCTTCTGTTCGTTCTGTTCATCACTTCACTTGAAGCAGCTCGAATCTCCGATGTTTCGGAGCCCAATGTCGTTGTCATTCTCTGCGATGATCTTGGCTATGGCGACGTGTCAGCCAACAATTCCGGAAGCAGGATCCAGACGCCAAACATGGATCGTATTGCATCGGAGGGGGTGCGGTTTCGCGATGCACACGCTTCCTCCTCCGTGTGCTCACCCTCGCGTTACGCCCTGCTTACCGGGCGTTACAACTGGCGAAGCCGGTTGCAGCATGATGTGCTGGGGGGGCTTTCCCCCTATCTGATTGAGCCGGGACGGGAGACCATCGCGTCGCTCCTGAAAGCGAAAGGGTATCACACCGCCTGCGTGGGAAAATGGCATCTGGGCTTGGACTGGGTGAAAGTCCCCGGCAAGCAGGTGACGGAACTGATGATCGAGACTCCCGATCAAGTTTACAACGTGGACTACTCGAAGCCGTTTGCGAGGGGTCCGTTGACGGCGGGATTCGACTGGTACTTTGGCATCTCCGGATCACTCGACATGGTGCCGTACACATTTCTTGAGAACGACCGGGTTACCGTATTGCCGGTCCCCAGTAATCGCACGTTTCCGCTGCATCCGGGTGTCTTCAAGCCGACCACGAGAAAGGGGCCGGTCGCGCCCGGGTTCGAGGCCGAGCATGTGCTGCCCGAGCTGACCCGCCAGGCGGTACGCTACATCGAGGATCGCTCTCGCTCAAACCAGCCGTTCTTCCTCTATCTTCCGTTTGCGTCACCCCACACACCCATCGCACCGACGAAGGAATGGATCGGCAAGAGTGGTCTGAACCTGTATGCGGACTTTGTCCTGGAGACCGACTGGGCGGTTGGCGAGGTATTGGCCGCCCTGGACCGCACGGGCAATGCGTCGAATACGATGGTCATTTTCACCAGCGACAACGGCTGCTCACCGCTTGCCGACATCAACACCCTTGCCGACAAGGGTCATGCCGTCAGCGGACCACTTCGTGGCGACAAGGCGGACATCTTCGATGGTGGTCATCGTATCCCATTCTTTGTGCGCTGGCCTGCGAAAGTAAGACCGGCTGTCAGCGACCAACTCCTCTGCTTGACGGATGTTTTTGCAACCTGCGCTGAAATCGTTGGAGCGCCCGTTGCCCCGAATGCCGGTGAAGACAGCTTCAGCTTTCTATCGGTCCTGCTTGGCAAGGGGGCATCCGCGCGTGATGTGATCGTACATCATTCGATCAACGGAGTTTTTGCAATACGAGAGGGCGTGTGGAAACTTGCGCTGTGTCCGGGAAGCGGCGGGTGGTCGGCGCCGCGTGATGTTGAGGCACTCAAGAAAGGGCTTCCGGAAACGCAGCTCTACAAGATCGGCGGCGATGACATTGCCGAAGCGAATAATGTCTATCGCGAACATCCGGAGCTGGTGAGGAAAATGGAGCGCCAGTTGCAGGGGATTGTGGACAACGGACGCAGCACCCCGGGCCCTCGGCAGGCGAACGCGGTGTCTGTTGTCCTGCGAAAGCAAGCGGCTCTGACACTGAAGGAGTGAATTGAAGGTTCTGGGAGTCCAATACTGAACCAGACATCCAGTCAGTGCAGTGTCACGGCCACCGCGGGTACCGGATGCCGGCTCGGCAGTTGGAGTCAGCGAATCATCTTGTTCCGGCGTCCGCTCACTGCTGGAAAGACAGGCCATCCCCAATGGCACCCTACACTCCAGCAAGTCAGCGCCGGGGCGATGGCCTTTGGAGTGTCAAAATCACTTGACTGCGAGACTTAGTCCCTGTTTTTTGGAAAGACAAAAAACGGCCATTCATTCATGACTGGCGACGCTTCTCGTGAGAGTGATTTCTTGCGAAGAAGGAATTTCCCCATGCATGCTCCAAATACCCATACTCCATCCGACCGCTGCATCTTTCTCCACGGTGTCTATCACCTGCTGACCATTGGATGCGGGCTCCATCTGACACTCGGCATGTTGTCCGCACAGGCGACATCTGGTTCCGTCTCAGCCGGTG from Opitutaceae bacterium harbors:
- a CDS encoding DUF1080 domain-containing protein; translation: MGAFSVAAALAQSATPEGAPKADAASKGEVWAPVPPIVAVSPVVPPSDAIVLFSGDDLHEWASIKNPGMPAPWLVKDRTLVIQPKSGSIVTRQSFGDLQLHLEFRIPLMPDKAGQSRGNSGIFFMNLYELQILDSCDNPTYVNGQCGAFYKQSAPLVNPTRAPGEWQSYDVIWIRPRFSKNGELIAPARGTVLLNGVLVQNNFELWGPTLNRGRPAYKAHAAELPIALQDHNCPVAFRNIWVRRLE
- a CDS encoding arylsulfatase gives rise to the protein MRVFLLFVLFITSLEAARISDVSEPNVVVILCDDLGYGDVSANNSGSRIQTPNMDRIASEGVRFRDAHASSSVCSPSRYALLTGRYNWRSRLQHDVLGGLSPYLIEPGRETIASLLKAKGYHTACVGKWHLGLDWVKVPGKQVTELMIETPDQVYNVDYSKPFARGPLTAGFDWYFGISGSLDMVPYTFLENDRVTVLPVPSNRTFPLHPGVFKPTTRKGPVAPGFEAEHVLPELTRQAVRYIEDRSRSNQPFFLYLPFASPHTPIAPTKEWIGKSGLNLYADFVLETDWAVGEVLAALDRTGNASNTMVIFTSDNGCSPLADINTLADKGHAVSGPLRGDKADIFDGGHRIPFFVRWPAKVRPAVSDQLLCLTDVFATCAEIVGAPVAPNAGEDSFSFLSVLLGKGASARDVIVHHSINGVFAIREGVWKLALCPGSGGWSAPRDVEALKKGLPETQLYKIGGDDIAEANNVYREHPELVRKMERQLQGIVDNGRSTPGPRQANAVSVVLRKQAALTLKE